One genomic region from Pecten maximus chromosome 5, xPecMax1.1, whole genome shotgun sequence encodes:
- the LOC117327449 gene encoding uncharacterized protein K02A2.6-like has translation MAGKIGRLDTFDTSLESWDSYSERLEQYFICNDIKDEKKVPALLSLIGGSTYSLLRGLTAPKKPSEEGLDRLVALLKEHFSPKPLVIAERFRFHKQDQREGETIREYLAAIRKLSEHCEFGGALSDSLRDRLVCGLKNEHIQRKLLSEVDLTYDKAVDLSVAMETAARDTTELRGSISVNKIHKQNGGKLKLKTFPIQGMQQNKYTKTCYRCTGNHDQKDCRYKGETCYKCGKRGHIKKACRGKGGDRRVHSIETKHQYDSDSSSEIAHIEVVSVNSTNNSKQDAIWLTPRLNGHELDMELDTGSGVSIVTEEVYRKKLNGKMKHLSQTDVCLKTYSGERLNTKGIAKVKVEYNGQSKLLDLYIVENGGRPLFGREWFRQITLDWHRIHSIVKVHTGTNTAVQQQVEEIMNRHKSFFQDDWGTLKDIKAKLNVKPGAHPKFCKARPVPYSIKPKVEEEIDRLVKVGVLTKVNYSDWGTPIVPVIKKDGSVRLCGDFKVTLNPVLEVDQYPLPRATDIFASLAGGQKYSKLDLQHAYLQMEVDESSRDLLTINTEKGLYQFNRLVYGVASAPAVWQRAMDTVLQGLKGVRCIIDDMLITGRSDEEHLQNLEAVMDCLDKYGLRLRKDKCEFFKDQVSFCGHNIDAEGLHKSENKVKAVLEAPEPMDVSQLRAFLGLVNYYGRFLPNLSTVLHPLHRLLDKGKTWEWNHKCKEAFDKVKRLVTSQEVLTHYDPKKPLRLACDTSPVGLGAVLSHETENGGERPIAYASRTLSAAEKNYSQIDKEALGLIWGVKHFYNYVFGRKFTLITDHKPLVSIFSPEKGIPGTTAARMQRYALSLSGLTYDIEYKSTHKHGNADSLSRLPLDVKHSDNEEDKTVNAIHIHQLEQLPVTQSQVRRETTRDPVLAIVLQTVMSGWQEELSDDTLKPYFVRKNEITEHQGCLLWGMRVIIPPKLQAHVLNEIHNGHIGVVRMKAVARSYAWWPNIDCDIEQMCKSCTGCQSVKGAPHVAPLHPWNWPTKPWHRIHIDFAGPFLDAMYLIIVDAYSKWPEVVKMRTTKSEKTIDILRTVFSCNGIPTEIVSDNGPQFTFETFKNFVKANGIRHITSAPYHPRTNGLAERFVQSFKSAMKASKKDHGSLTKKLANFLLAYRNSPHPTTNESPAKLFLGRQLPSRLDLIRPNVQERVAHQQGKMMEKRKSSTREFELGQSVKIRDYCRGGTNKWVSGKITQRTGPV, from the coding sequence ATGGCGGGCAAAATAGGTCGTTTAGATACATTTGATACTAGTCTGGAAAGTTGGGACTCGTACAGTGAAAGATTGgaacaatatttcatttgtaacgATATCAAGGACGAGAAGAAAGTTCCCGCTCTTTTGAGTTTAATCGGGGGGAGCACGTATTCATTACTTAGAGGACTCACGGCTCCAAAGAAACCTTCTGAGGAGGGATTAGACCGATTAGTTGCCCTGTTGAAAGAACATTTTAGCCCCAAACCACTAGTCATAGCAGAAAGATTCAGGTTTCACAAGCAAGACCAGCGTGAAGGTGAGACAATACGTGAATATTTAGCTGCTATAAGGAAACTATCCGAACATTGTGAATTCGGTGGAGCTTTGTCAGATTCGCTTCGCGATCGACTTGTATGTGGGTTGAAAAATGAACATATACAACGAAAACTCTTGTCTGAAGTCGATTTGACATATGATAAGGCGGTAGATTTGTCGGTTGCCATGGAAACAGCCGCTAGAGACACTACTGAGCTGCGAGGGAGCATCAGTGTAAACAAGATACATAAACAGAATGGTGGTAAACTAAAACTGAAGACTTTTCCTATACAAGGCATGCAACAGAACAAGTACACAAAAACATGTTACAGATGTACAGGTAATCATGATCAGAAAGACTGCAGGTATAAAGGGGAGACATGCTACAAGTGTGGAAAAAGAGGACACATCAAAAAGGCCTGTCGAGGGAAAGGTGGTGACAGAAGAGTGCATAGTATAGAGACTAAACATCAGTATGATTCTGATTCTAGTTCAGAAATTGCTCACATTGAAGTTGTTAGTGTAAACTCTACAAATAACAGTAAACAAGATGCCATTTGGTTGACTCCAAGGTTAAATGGGCACGAGTTGGACATGGAACTGGACACAGGTTCTGGAGTATCCATTGTCACAGAAGAAGTTTACAGGAAAAAACTCAATGGTAAGATGAAACACTTATCTCAAACCGATGTCTGTTTGAAAACATACTCGGGAGAACGACTTAACACAAAGGGTATTGCCAAGGTTAAGGTCGAGTATAACGGTCAGTCAAAATTACTAGACTTGTATATAGTCGAAAATGGTGGAAGACCATTGTTCGGACGAGAATGGTTTCGACAAATAACATTGGATTGGCACAGGATCCACAGCATAGTGAAAGTACACACCGGTACAAATACAGCTGTACAGCAACAGGTCGAGGAAATAATGAACAGACACAAGTCTTTTTTCCAAGATGATTGGGGGACTCTTAAGGACATTAAAGCTAAGTTGAATGTGAAGCCAGGAGCCCACCCCAAGTTCTGTAAAGCTAGACCAGTGCCATATTCTATTAAGCCCAAGGTTGAGGAGGAAATCGACCGACTTGTCAAAGTGGGAGTATTAACCAAGGTAAATTACAGCGATTGGGGAACGCCCATTGTTCCTGTTATCAAGAAAGATGGATCTGTCAGGTTGTGTGGTGACTTCAAGGTGACCTTGAACCCGGTGTTAGAGGTTGACCAGTATCCATTGCCACGCGCGACAGACATTTTCGCATCATTAGCTGGTGGTCAGAAATATAGTAAGCTGGATTTACAACATGCATATCTCCAGATGGAGGTGGATGAAAGCTCTAGAGACTTACTCACCATAAACACTGAAAAGGGATTGTATCAGTTCAATCGCCTTGTATATGGAGTAGCATCGGCTCCCGCAGTTTGGCAACGTGCTATGGACACAGTCCTACAGGGATTAAAAGGGGTTCGATGTATTATCGACGACATGTTGATCACTGGAAGAAGTGACGAGGAACATTTACAAAATCTAGAGGCAGTCATGGATTGCCTAGATAAATACGGTCTACGGTTACGCAAAGACAAATGCGAGTTTTTCAAAGACCAAGTATCATTTTGTGGACACAACATTGATGCTGAGGGCCTGCATAAGTCAGAAAATAAGGTCAAGGCAGTACTAGAGGCACCAGAACCAATGGACGTCTCACAGCTGAGAGCGTTTCTGGGCTTGGTCAACTATTATGGGAGATTCCTTCCTAACTTGTCAACAGTTCTACATCCCCTACACCGTCTCCTAGACAAGGGTAAAACATGGGAGTGGAATCACAAATGTAAGGAGGCATTTGACAAGGTCAAGCGACTAGTAACTTCACAGGAAGTACTCACTCACTATGATCCTAAGAAACCACTTAGGTTGGCCTGCGACACCTCACCCGTAGGACTTGGTGCTGTGTTATCACATGAAACTGAAAATGGAGGGGAACGTCCTATCGCGTATGCTTCAAGAACTTTGAGTGCTGCAGAAAAGAATTACTCTCAAATCGACAAGGAAGCTCTTGGTCTAATTTGGGgagtaaaacatttttataactATGTTTTCGGTCGTAAATTCACATTGATTACAGACCATAAACCCCTGGTGTCTATATTTAGTCCAGAGAAGGGAATTCCAGGAACCACGGCAGCTAGAATGCAGAGATACGCGTTGTCTTTGTCAGGTTTGACATATGACATTGAGTATAAATCTACTCACAAACACGGTAATGCAGACAGCTTATCAAGATTACCCCTAGATGTTAAACACAGTGACAATGAGGAGGACAAAACTGTGAATGCTATACATATTCACCAGTTAGAACAACTACCAGTGACCCAGTCTCAGGTtagaagggagacaactcgtgATCCTGTACTTGCTATTGTACTACAGACAGTGATGAGTGGTTGGCAAGAGGAGTTGTCTGATGATACTTTGAAACCATATTTTGTGAGGAAAAATGAGATCACAGAACATCAAGGATGCCTTCTGTGGGGAATGAGGGTGATCATACCACCAAAATTACAAGCTCATGTGTTAAATGAGATACACAATGGTCATATTGGAGTTGTACGGATGAAAGCAGTAGCTAGAAGCTATGCTTGGTGGCCAAACATAGACTGTGACATTGAACAGATGTGCAAGTCATGCACAGGATGCCAGAGTGTAAAGGGAGCACCACATGTGGCTCCACTCCATCCTTGGAATTGGCCTACTAAACCCTGGCATCGTATACATATTGATTTCGCGGGTCCATTTCTAGATGCTATGTATCTCATCATTGTGGATGCATATTCAAAGTGGCCCGAGGTGGTGAAGATGAGGACGACGAAGTCGGAGAAAACCATTGACATACTCAGAACAGTATTTTCTTGTAACGGAATACCAACCGAGATTGTCAGCGACAATGGACCTCAATTCACCTTCGAAACTTTCAAGAACTTTGTAAAGGCTAACGGAATCCGACACATCACATCAGCTCCTTACCATCCCCGTACGAATGGGTTGGCGGAACGATTTGTTCAGTCATTTAAGTCAGCGATGAAGGCAAGCAAGAAAGATCATGGCTCACTTACCAAGAAACTAGCTAATTTCCTATTGGCGTACAGGAACTCTCCACATCCTACTACCAATGAAAGTCCTGCTAAGTTGTTTCTTGGAAGACAGTTACCTTCAAGGTTAGACCTCATACGTCCAAACGTCCAGGAACGAGTTGCTCATCAACAAGGAAAGATGATGGAAAAACGTAAATCTTCGACGAGGGAATTTGAATTAGGACAGTCTGTGAAGATTCGTGATTATTGTCGGGGAGGAACTAACAAGTGGGTATCCGGAAAGATCACACAGAGAACAGGACCAGTATAA